CTTCATCTAAAGTTTTGCCTTCTTCCAACACGCCAATGTTTCCAGTCAATGACTGTACTATAGCCTTCCATTTTACTGCATCAATAGAAGAAAATGAAAACAACAAAACGAAAAATGTAAGTAAAAGAGTTACTAGATCACTATAGGTTACCAGCCATGACTGGGTATTGTTTTTTTTTCTCTTATTTAATCTACTCATCTTTAAAACCCTCATTACCATCTTGTAAATCGTCTTTTGGGTCAGTTGTACCTTTTTTAATGCTCTCTGCCAAAAAAGCCTTCAGTTTTTCTTCTATTATCCTGGGATTTTCCCCTGCCTGAATAGACAAAATTCCTTCAATTATCATCTGTTTAGATAAGAGCTCCTCATCACTTCTGACTCTTAACTTCCCAGCTATAGGCGTAAAGAAAAGATTTGCTAAAATAGAACCATAAAATGTCGTTACCAAGGCCACTGCCATGCTAGGGCCGATGGTATCGGGATCATTTAAATTCTTGAGCATGGCTATAAGGCCTATTAAAGTACCAATCATTCCAAAACCAGGAGCATAACCTGCCATTGCTTCAAACATTCCCTGGCCTTCACTATGCCTAAACTCAATGTAGTCTAATTCAGTTTCCAGTATATTTTTTACTAATATCGGATCTGTACCATCAACGATTAAAAGAATACCTTTTTTAAGAAATTCATCATTTACTTCGAATGCTTCTTCTTCTAATGCAAGCAAGCCTTCTTTACGTGCAATATTTGCAAGCACAATAATTCTATCAATTATTTTTTTAGTATCGTTATCTTTTTTTATAAAAACATTTTTTGTAAGCTTAACCACATTGACTACTTTTTCTATAGGATAGTTTATGAAAACAGCACCTATAACACCACCGAACACTATTAGCATCGATGGTCCATGTATGAATTCAGATAAAGCACTGCCATTTTGTGTTATTCCTAGGGCAATAAGCAATATACCACAGATAAGTCCAAGTAAAGTTGAAAAGTCCATTCATTACACCTCGCAAAATACAGACCCGTTATTTATATATTTTTTTCTTATATTCTATTACTTTTTTGATTACTTCATCTATTTTTTCAGCAACTATGACTTTATTGCCAGTATTTAAGCTTATAACAGTATCAGGGGTTTCTTCCATGAATTCTATCATCTCTGCATTGACAACAAATTCTTTTCCATTCAGTCTTTTTAATTTGATAATATCAATCACTTCCATTTATATCGGAATACAAACTTGTTTTACAATGTTTGTATTCCGATTCTTTCTAAAACAGATTATCTTTTGAGGTTTACAAGCTCTTGAAGCATTTCATCAGAGGTCGTTATTATCCTTGAGTTGGCTTGGAATCCTCTTTGAGCAATTATCATATCTGTAAAT
The nucleotide sequence above comes from Clostridia bacterium. Encoded proteins:
- a CDS encoding MotA/TolQ/ExbB proton channel family protein, which translates into the protein MDFSTLLGLICGILLIALGITQNGSALSEFIHGPSMLIVFGGVIGAVFINYPIEKVVNVVKLTKNVFIKKDNDTKKIIDRIIVLANIARKEGLLALEEEAFEVNDEFLKKGILLIVDGTDPILVKNILETELDYIEFRHSEGQGMFEAMAGYAPGFGMIGTLIGLIAMLKNLNDPDTIGPSMAVALVTTFYGSILANLFFTPIAGKLRVRSDEELLSKQMIIEGILSIQAGENPRIIEEKLKAFLAESIKKGTTDPKDDLQDGNEGFKDE
- a CDS encoding flagellar FlbD family protein, whose amino-acid sequence is MIKLKRLNGKEFVVNAEMIEFMEETPDTVISLNTGNKVIVAEKIDEVIKKVIEYKKKIYK